In the Dryobates pubescens isolate bDryPub1 chromosome 30, bDryPub1.pri, whole genome shotgun sequence genome, one interval contains:
- the PTPRE gene encoding receptor-type tyrosine-protein phosphatase epsilon isoform X1, with protein sequence MSRSRMEHSYSLLLLCVNFLFAQALPPNGTELPKPTATTNSTEENNLHKDLLTSMLILLLVFIIFILLAGYFFRFRRHRKAVVNSGDKKMPNGILEEQEQQRVMLLSRSPSGPKKYFPIPVENLEEEIRMRSADEGKLFREEFNSLTPGYVQGSFEMANKEENREKNRYPNILPYDHSRVVLTQIDGVPSSDYINASYIDGYKEKNKFIAAQGPKQETVNDFWRMIWEQKSAIIVMLTNLKERKEEKCYQYWPDQGCWTYGNIRVSVEDCIVLVDYTIRKFCVQSLHDGCKAPRLVTQLHFTSWPDFGVPFTPIGMLKFLKKVKTLNPAHAGPIVVHCSAGVGRTGTFIVIDAIIDMMHEEQKVDVFEFVSRIRNQRPQMVQTDMQYSFIYQALLEYYLYGDTELDVSSLEKHLQTSHNTAPNLVKIGLEEEFKKLTNVRIMKENMRTGNLPANMKKARVIQIIPYDFNRVILSMKRGQEYTDYINASFIDGYRQKDYFIATQGPLPHTVEDFWRMVWEWKCHTIVMLTEVQEREQEKCCQYWPSEGSVTHGEITVEIKSDSLLDAISVRDFLVTYNPGNQEKQSRLVRQFHFHGWPEIGIPAEGKGMIDLIAAVQKQQQQTGNHPITVHCSAGAGRTGTFIALSNILERVKAEGLLDVFQAVKSLRLQRPHMVQTLEQYEFCYRVVQDFIDIFSDYANFK encoded by the exons ACTCTACAGAGGAGAACAATTTACACAAGGACCTGCTGACTTCAATGCTGATTCTGCTCCTGGTCTTCATCATTTTTATCCTGTTGGCAGGCTATTTTTTCAG GTTCAGAAGACACAGGAAAGCTGTTGTGAACTCTGGGGACAAAAAGATGCCAAATGGGATCTTAGAAGAACAAG AACAGCAACGGGTCATGCTGCTCAGTAGATCTCCCTCAGGCCCCAAAAAATATTTCCCTATTCCAGTGGAAAACCTGGAAGAGGAAATACGGATGCGATCGGCGGACGAAGGGAAGCTCTTCAGGGAGGAGTTCAAT tcattaACACCTGGATATGTGCAGGGAAGCTTTGAAATGGCaaataaggaagaaaacagGGAGAAAAACAGATATCCTAACATCCTGCCAT ATGATCATTCCAGAGTGGTTTTGACCCAAATTGATGGAGTCCCATCTTCAGACTACATTAATGCATCATATATAGAT GGTtacaaagaaaagaacaaatttATAGCAGCACAAG GCCCAAAGCAAGAAACAGTTAATGATTTCTGGAGGATGATATGGGAGCAGAAGTCAGCCATTATCGTCATGTTAACCAACCTGAAAGAACGAAAAGAG GAAAAGTGCTACCAGTATTGGCCTGACCAAGGGTGCTGGACATATGGGAACATCCGTGTGTCCGTGGAAGATTGCATCGTTCTGGTGGACTACACCATCCGCAAGTTCTGCGTTCAGTCG CTTCATGATGGATGTAAAGCTCCACGGCTGGTAACGCAGCTCCACTTCACCAGCTGGCCTGATTTTGGGGTGCCTTTTACACCTATTGGGATGCTGAAATTTCTGAAAAAAGTCAAAACACTGAATCCTGCCCATGCTGGGCCAATTGTGGTTCACTGCAG CGCTGGTGTGGGTCGCACAGGCACGTTTATTGTTATCGATGCCATCATAGACATGATGCACGAGGAACAGAAGGTTGATGTCTTTGAGTTTGTCTCAAGAATCCGAAACCAGCGTCCACAGATGGTTCAGACTGAC ATGCAATACTCCTTCATTTATCAAGCCTTACTTGAATACTACCTCTATGGTGACACAGAGCTTGATGTGTCATCCTTAGAAAAACATCTACAAACATCACACAACACGGCACCAAACCTCGTCAAAATAGGGCTAGAAGAAGAATTTAAG AAGTTAACAAACGTTCGGATAATGAAAGAGAACATGAGAACTGGCAACCTTCCAGCAAACATGAAGAAAGCTCGAGTCATCCAGATCATCCCCT atgatTTTAACAGAGTGATTCTGTCAATGAAAAGAGGGCAAGAGTATACAGACTACATCAATGCCTCCTTCATAGAT ggctatCGCCAGAAGGACTACTTCATTGCCACCCAGGGCCCGCTCCCACACACGGTGGAGGATTTCTGGCGGATGGTGTGGGAGTGGAAGTGCCACACCATTGTTATGCTCACAGAAGTTCAGGAGAGGGAGCAG GAGAAATGCTGCCAGTACTGGCCATCAGAGGGCTCTGTGACTCATGGAGAGATAACGGTGGAAATCAAGAGTGACAGCCTGCTAGATGCTATAAGTGTCAGGGACTTCCTCGTTACATACAATCCG GGCAACCAGGAGAAGCAAAGCAGGCTTGTTCGGCAGTTCCATTTCCATGGGTGGCCAGAGATTGGGATTCCTGCGGAAGGAAAAGGGATGATCGACCTGATTGCAGcagttcagaagcagcagcagcaaacaggcAACCACCCAATTACAGTGCACTGCAG TGCTGGCGCTGGAAGAACAGGTACCTTCATAGCACTCAGCAACATTCTGGAGCGGGTGAAGGCTGAAGGGCTCTTAGATGTATTTCAAGCTGTGAAGAGCTTAAGACTGCAAAGGCCACATATGGTGCAAACACTG GAACAGTATGAATTCTGCTACAGAGTGGTACAAGATTTCATCGACATATTTTCAGATTATGCTAATTTCAAATGa
- the PTPRE gene encoding receptor-type tyrosine-protein phosphatase epsilon isoform X2, with product MEHSYSLLLLCVNFLFAQALPPNGTELPKPTATTNSTEENNLHKDLLTSMLILLLVFIIFILLAGYFFRFRRHRKAVVNSGDKKMPNGILEEQEQQRVMLLSRSPSGPKKYFPIPVENLEEEIRMRSADEGKLFREEFNSLTPGYVQGSFEMANKEENREKNRYPNILPYDHSRVVLTQIDGVPSSDYINASYIDGYKEKNKFIAAQGPKQETVNDFWRMIWEQKSAIIVMLTNLKERKEEKCYQYWPDQGCWTYGNIRVSVEDCIVLVDYTIRKFCVQSLHDGCKAPRLVTQLHFTSWPDFGVPFTPIGMLKFLKKVKTLNPAHAGPIVVHCSAGVGRTGTFIVIDAIIDMMHEEQKVDVFEFVSRIRNQRPQMVQTDMQYSFIYQALLEYYLYGDTELDVSSLEKHLQTSHNTAPNLVKIGLEEEFKKLTNVRIMKENMRTGNLPANMKKARVIQIIPYDFNRVILSMKRGQEYTDYINASFIDGYRQKDYFIATQGPLPHTVEDFWRMVWEWKCHTIVMLTEVQEREQEKCCQYWPSEGSVTHGEITVEIKSDSLLDAISVRDFLVTYNPGNQEKQSRLVRQFHFHGWPEIGIPAEGKGMIDLIAAVQKQQQQTGNHPITVHCSAGAGRTGTFIALSNILERVKAEGLLDVFQAVKSLRLQRPHMVQTLEQYEFCYRVVQDFIDIFSDYANFK from the exons ACTCTACAGAGGAGAACAATTTACACAAGGACCTGCTGACTTCAATGCTGATTCTGCTCCTGGTCTTCATCATTTTTATCCTGTTGGCAGGCTATTTTTTCAG GTTCAGAAGACACAGGAAAGCTGTTGTGAACTCTGGGGACAAAAAGATGCCAAATGGGATCTTAGAAGAACAAG AACAGCAACGGGTCATGCTGCTCAGTAGATCTCCCTCAGGCCCCAAAAAATATTTCCCTATTCCAGTGGAAAACCTGGAAGAGGAAATACGGATGCGATCGGCGGACGAAGGGAAGCTCTTCAGGGAGGAGTTCAAT tcattaACACCTGGATATGTGCAGGGAAGCTTTGAAATGGCaaataaggaagaaaacagGGAGAAAAACAGATATCCTAACATCCTGCCAT ATGATCATTCCAGAGTGGTTTTGACCCAAATTGATGGAGTCCCATCTTCAGACTACATTAATGCATCATATATAGAT GGTtacaaagaaaagaacaaatttATAGCAGCACAAG GCCCAAAGCAAGAAACAGTTAATGATTTCTGGAGGATGATATGGGAGCAGAAGTCAGCCATTATCGTCATGTTAACCAACCTGAAAGAACGAAAAGAG GAAAAGTGCTACCAGTATTGGCCTGACCAAGGGTGCTGGACATATGGGAACATCCGTGTGTCCGTGGAAGATTGCATCGTTCTGGTGGACTACACCATCCGCAAGTTCTGCGTTCAGTCG CTTCATGATGGATGTAAAGCTCCACGGCTGGTAACGCAGCTCCACTTCACCAGCTGGCCTGATTTTGGGGTGCCTTTTACACCTATTGGGATGCTGAAATTTCTGAAAAAAGTCAAAACACTGAATCCTGCCCATGCTGGGCCAATTGTGGTTCACTGCAG CGCTGGTGTGGGTCGCACAGGCACGTTTATTGTTATCGATGCCATCATAGACATGATGCACGAGGAACAGAAGGTTGATGTCTTTGAGTTTGTCTCAAGAATCCGAAACCAGCGTCCACAGATGGTTCAGACTGAC ATGCAATACTCCTTCATTTATCAAGCCTTACTTGAATACTACCTCTATGGTGACACAGAGCTTGATGTGTCATCCTTAGAAAAACATCTACAAACATCACACAACACGGCACCAAACCTCGTCAAAATAGGGCTAGAAGAAGAATTTAAG AAGTTAACAAACGTTCGGATAATGAAAGAGAACATGAGAACTGGCAACCTTCCAGCAAACATGAAGAAAGCTCGAGTCATCCAGATCATCCCCT atgatTTTAACAGAGTGATTCTGTCAATGAAAAGAGGGCAAGAGTATACAGACTACATCAATGCCTCCTTCATAGAT ggctatCGCCAGAAGGACTACTTCATTGCCACCCAGGGCCCGCTCCCACACACGGTGGAGGATTTCTGGCGGATGGTGTGGGAGTGGAAGTGCCACACCATTGTTATGCTCACAGAAGTTCAGGAGAGGGAGCAG GAGAAATGCTGCCAGTACTGGCCATCAGAGGGCTCTGTGACTCATGGAGAGATAACGGTGGAAATCAAGAGTGACAGCCTGCTAGATGCTATAAGTGTCAGGGACTTCCTCGTTACATACAATCCG GGCAACCAGGAGAAGCAAAGCAGGCTTGTTCGGCAGTTCCATTTCCATGGGTGGCCAGAGATTGGGATTCCTGCGGAAGGAAAAGGGATGATCGACCTGATTGCAGcagttcagaagcagcagcagcaaacaggcAACCACCCAATTACAGTGCACTGCAG TGCTGGCGCTGGAAGAACAGGTACCTTCATAGCACTCAGCAACATTCTGGAGCGGGTGAAGGCTGAAGGGCTCTTAGATGTATTTCAAGCTGTGAAGAGCTTAAGACTGCAAAGGCCACATATGGTGCAAACACTG GAACAGTATGAATTCTGCTACAGAGTGGTACAAGATTTCATCGACATATTTTCAGATTATGCTAATTTCAAATGa